The following coding sequences lie in one Periophthalmus magnuspinnatus isolate fPerMag1 chromosome 24, fPerMag1.2.pri, whole genome shotgun sequence genomic window:
- the si:ch211-142k18.1 gene encoding uncharacterized protein si:ch211-142k18.1: MNVHSNFWTGTKQRVMMLGWWWWSFFAVGVSLVSPVLCQSGDGEWGSGLYMDSPLMVTNGTSHTVGDEPARTTINPKSITLNQPPSPAPTLLYEPQPDKCSVYFSTKTSARLKAYQEEMAYLQAIQHGNRAVMDNLVQYVGAELGHHNYEDIIKENIIGIQEEHKSCHETVEKAEEDLKKQLEGEALGALSGMQKVREESLAFEDMLSTAADIASRLESSAQALQVAFTKRLKHIVNTHQ; this comes from the exons GTGATGATGCtgggctggtggtggtggtcttTCTTTGCCGTGGGGGTAAGTCTCGTCTCTCCAGTGCTCTGCCAAAGTGGAGATGGAGAATGGGGGTCTGGCCTTTACATGGACTCTCCATTGATGGTCACCAATGGCACGTCTCACACCGTTGGGGATGAGCCTGCAAGGACAACAATTAACCCAAAATCAATCACCCTAAATCAGCCACCATCTCCTGCCCCTACCCTCCTATATGAACCCCAACCTGATAAATGTTCTGTGTACTTCAGCACCAAAACCTCTGCAAGGCTTAAAGCATACCAAGAGGAGATGGCATACCTACAAGCCATTCAACACGGGAACAGAGCAGTAATGGACAACCTTGTTCAATACGTGGGGGCGGAGCTAGGGCATCACAATTATGAAGATATTATTAAGGAGAATATCATTGGCATTCAAGAAGAGCACAAAAGCTGCCATGAGACGGTGGAGAAGGCTGAGGAGGACctgaagaagcagctggagGGGGAGGCACTGGGCGCTCTTTCGGGGATGCAGAA AGTCAGAGAGGAGTCCTTGGCCTTTGAAGACATGCTTTCTACAGCAGCCGACATCGCCAGTcgactggagagctctgcccagGCTCTGCAGGTTGCATTCACCAAGAGGCTGAAACATATTGTCAACACGCATCAGTGA